ATTCTTATTTGGAGATAAGCTAAAGTTGAATAAGTAAGTAGATTAAAATAAAAAAGTCCGAAACAAATGTTTCGGACTTTTGAGCGAAAGACCAGGTTCGAACTGGCGACATTCAGCTTGGAAGGCTGACGCTCTACCAACTGAGCTACTTTCGCATTGGTAAATAAAGATTTTAGAGTCTACCTTTTAAAGACTTGGAGCGAAAGACCAGGTTCGAACTGGCGACATTCAGCTTGGAAGGCTGACGCTCTACCAACTGAGCTACTTTCGCATTGGTAAATAAAAATTTTAAAGTCTACCTTTTAAAGACTTGGAGCGAAAGACCAGGTTCGAACTGGCGACATTCAGCTTGGAAGGCTGACGCTCTACCAACTGAGCTACTTTCGCATTGGTAAAGTTTTGTGCTTTAAGTAAAAAAATGCTACTGTTAAGCGGTTGCAAATATAAAATAGTTTCTAGTATTTGCAAGTGTTTTTTTAATAAATTTAATAAAGTTTTTTATCTTTTCTCATAACCTTCACAAAGTGAAAGCCATAGATCTCAAAACCTTCATTGTAATAAAATTTATGAGATTTTCTGTTTCCTGTATAGGTGTTTAATTCAATTACTTCATACCCTTTTTGTTTGGTGTATTCATAAATCCAATTAAAGAGTTGTTTACCAATGTTTTTACCCCTGTAACTTTCATCTATAATTACATGGTCTGGCTCAACGCTTTTGCCAGAATAATGACGCAAACTATACCAAAGACCAGAAATACCAATTAATTTGTCATTATCAAAAGCGCCTATACATTCATAAGTATTATAAGTAGTCATTTCTAAAAGGCGTTCTTTTAAAATAGTATCAGGTGTTGTTGTGTTTAATTTTCTTAAAAGCGGAAGGACTGTTAATATGTCTTCTTTTTTGATGGTTTTAAAAGTTATTTCCATTTTTTTAATTTAAGATAAAGATATAAAATTGAATAATTCCTTCTAAATATATTTTTTGATATGATAATTATTTTTTTCATATCCAAAGCATACTATATGTTAAGAGGTGAGGACTATAGTTTTGATAAATATTATGGTAACGTGAAGTATAAAAAAAGCCTCCCTTAGTAATGAGAGGCTAAATACAAAAGGGATTTTTTACTAAATAATTAAAGTGAGCTCTTTAGTGAGGGGGATCACTTTTTATTGTTTTTAATTTTTCTGGCTTATAGAATTAGTTATAAGGATATACAAGAAACTTATATTTATTTGGTGTATTAGATATTTTAGTGTAATAATCTTAATCTACTGTTATTTGAAGTTTACATTTTAGAAATTTAATAACGTATTTATTTTCAAATGATTTGATAAGTCTTAATAAGGTTGGTTTAGATTTCATAATTGTGGTATTTGTTATGCAAGATAGTTTGTAGGTGTTGTAGGTGTTTGTTTTTTAGGTGAGTAGGTGTTTTTTTAGGCAGGGTGAAGAGAATGAACGATAAACTGATTACGTTTTAAAAATGGTAATAAAAAAAAGAAGTTGTCCCCCCGGATAACTTCTTTTAATATAAATAACTAAAATTATTAAAAATGAAAATTAATTTTAAACTATATGTTAAAGATAGTTTAATAACCTAGTTAAAATTTTAAAAAATAGATGAATGGAATGAAAGTATAGGTAAATAATAAAAAGATATCGTTAATAGAATTATCTGTTTGATTAAAAAAAAATTGGAGTTCTTTTTAGAACTCCAATTAACCCATTTCTCTATCTTAAATTTAAATAACTAATAAGATTAGAATCTAAGACAAAACTATATAAGATAAAGTTAGAAAGAACAAAAAAAACCGTAATATAAGTACGGTAGAAGCGTAAAATTTGCAATACTATAAATTAGTAGCTCTATAAAATTTTATCTATTTTTTTTGCTGTTATAATAATAAAAAAGAATATTTATTATTATGATTGTAAAAATAGATGTGATAGTTTATGAATTGAATATAAGTAAACTAACTATAATTAATAATAAATAAGAAGAAATGAAAATATTTGATGAGTTAAGTTCTTTGATTTAAGAAGTAACATGTAGATCTGAATTAGATTTTAAAATTTAGTAAAAAACTTATTACTGTGAAAAATAATATACAAGTATTTAAAACTTGTAAGATTGTTTAAGGTTTGAAAACATAAAATAATTTTAAAACTTGATATGTAACAGAATTAGTATAAAAAAAGAACCCACTCAAAGAATGAGTGGGAAAAATTGCTATGAAAAAGAACTTAAGACGTCTCTTAAGAACTGCTAAATTAAATAGAATTTAATGAAATAGTTAATAATAAACCGTAAAAAAAGTAAGGTAAAACCATAAAGTTTTAATTAACGAAACTATTGTTGTTTAATCGATGTATA
This genomic stretch from Tenacibaculum sp. Bg11-29 harbors:
- a CDS encoding GNAT family N-acetyltransferase; the encoded protein is MEITFKTIKKEDILTVLPLLRKLNTTTPDTILKERLLEMTTYNTYECIGAFDNDKLIGISGLWYSLRHYSGKSVEPDHVIIDESYRGKNIGKQLFNWIYEYTKQKGYEVIELNTYTGNRKSHKFYYNEGFEIYGFHFVKVMRKDKKLY